The following coding sequences are from one Ancylobacter sp. TS-1 window:
- a CDS encoding GNAT family acetyltransferase, whose protein sequence is MTLKIEPAQEADERAVVHLWRACGLTVPYNDPATDFRFARAGTSSDVLVARLECGRVGATAMVGHDGHRGWLYYVAVDPMLQRQGVGALIVTAAQDWLKARGVVKAQLLVRETNTAVVAFYEKLGFEVAPRVVMAKWLDGRE, encoded by the coding sequence ATGACGTTGAAGATCGAGCCGGCACAGGAAGCCGACGAGCGGGCCGTGGTCCATCTGTGGCGGGCCTGCGGGCTCACCGTTCCCTATAACGACCCGGCCACGGATTTCCGCTTCGCGCGCGCCGGCACCTCGTCCGACGTGCTGGTCGCCCGCCTCGAATGCGGCCGCGTCGGCGCCACCGCGATGGTGGGCCATGACGGGCATCGCGGCTGGCTCTACTACGTCGCGGTCGATCCCATGCTCCAGCGCCAGGGCGTCGGCGCGCTGATCGTCACCGCTGCGCAGGACTGGCTGAAGGCGCGGGGCGTGGTCAAGGCGCAGCTTCTGGTGCGCGAGACCAACACGGCGGTCGTCGCCTTCTACGAGAAGCTCGGTTTCGAGGTGGCGCCGCGCGTCGTCATGGCGAAATGGCTCGACGGCCGCGAGTAA
- a CDS encoding aldo/keto reductase, whose protein sequence is MSGKVVLPGGEKVPALGIGTWMMGERAAARKDETESVRLGVELGLRLVDTAEMYGEGACESFLGDALAGLRDKVFLVSKVYPHNASRAGVVAACERSLKRLKTDQLDLYLLHWRGGVPLAETIIGFEHLKSQGKIRHWGVSNFDTDDMLELWDTPGGDACAVNQVLYNLTRRGPEFDLLPWLEENEVPLMAYSPIEQGRIKTAGVLAEIAAKHGVRPFQVALAWALRSSNNIVIPKASRPEHMRENAGARDIKLDADDLAALDKAFPPPTRKRSLEML, encoded by the coding sequence ATGAGCGGCAAGGTGGTTCTTCCCGGCGGTGAAAAGGTTCCGGCCCTCGGCATCGGCACCTGGATGATGGGCGAGCGCGCGGCGGCGCGGAAGGACGAGACCGAATCGGTGCGCCTCGGCGTCGAACTCGGCCTGCGGCTGGTCGATACCGCCGAGATGTATGGCGAGGGCGCCTGCGAGAGCTTCCTCGGCGACGCGCTCGCCGGGCTGCGCGACAAGGTGTTCCTGGTCTCGAAGGTCTATCCGCACAATGCCAGCCGGGCCGGCGTGGTCGCCGCCTGCGAGCGCAGCCTCAAGCGGCTGAAGACCGACCAGCTCGACCTTTATCTGCTGCACTGGCGCGGCGGCGTGCCGCTGGCTGAGACCATCATCGGCTTCGAGCACCTCAAGAGCCAGGGCAAGATCCGCCACTGGGGCGTGTCGAACTTCGACACCGACGACATGCTGGAACTGTGGGACACGCCCGGCGGCGATGCCTGCGCGGTCAATCAGGTGCTCTACAACCTCACCCGGCGCGGGCCGGAATTCGATCTCCTGCCGTGGCTGGAGGAGAACGAGGTTCCGCTGATGGCCTACAGCCCCATCGAGCAGGGCCGCATCAAGACCGCCGGCGTGCTGGCCGAGATCGCCGCCAAGCATGGCGTCCGGCCGTTCCAGGTGGCGCTCGCCTGGGCGCTGCGCAGCTCGAACAACATCGTCATCCCCAAGGCCTCGCGCCCCGAGCACATGCGCGAGAATGCCGGCGCGCGCGACATCAAGCTCGACGCCGACGATCTCGCCGCGCTCGACAAGGCGTTCCCGCCCCCCACCCGCAAGCGTTCGCTGGAAATGCTGTGA
- a CDS encoding energy-coupling factor ABC transporter ATP-binding protein, producing MTSILLENVTLTRGGRTVLDRVSLELSERRVGLIGTNGSGKSSLVRLFNGLLAADAGRVVVHGIDAAEQAGELPGKVGFIFQNPDHQIIFPTVAEEVAFSLEQSGMPRREAAKAAVPALERFGRAHWAERPVHALSEGEKQFLCIIAVLVMEPAVLVFDEPFSSLDLPTRRRLEALIAGLPQQVILVAHELDAFAGYDRVVWLHEGGVRMDGAPGEVVAAYRAFAEALV from the coding sequence ATGACCTCGATCCTCCTCGAAAACGTCACCCTCACCCGTGGCGGGCGCACCGTGCTTGATCGCGTGTCGCTGGAGCTTTCCGAGCGGCGGGTTGGGCTGATCGGCACCAACGGTTCGGGCAAAAGCTCGCTGGTGCGCCTGTTCAACGGCCTGCTGGCCGCCGATGCCGGGCGCGTCGTGGTGCACGGAATTGACGCGGCGGAGCAGGCGGGCGAGCTGCCCGGCAAGGTCGGCTTCATCTTCCAGAACCCTGACCACCAGATCATTTTCCCCACCGTCGCCGAGGAAGTCGCCTTCAGCCTCGAACAGTCGGGCATGCCGCGCCGCGAGGCGGCGAAGGCGGCGGTGCCGGCGCTGGAGCGCTTCGGCCGCGCGCACTGGGCCGAGCGGCCGGTGCACGCGCTCTCCGAGGGCGAGAAGCAGTTTTTGTGCATCATCGCCGTGCTGGTTATGGAGCCGGCGGTGCTGGTCTTCGACGAGCCGTTCTCCAGCCTCGACCTGCCGACCCGCCGGCGGCTGGAGGCGCTGATCGCCGGCCTGCCGCAGCAGGTGATCCTCGTCGCCCATGAACTCGACGCCTTCGCCGGCTACGACCGCGTGGTCTGGCTGCACGAGGGCGGGGTGCGGATGGACGGCGCGCCGGGCGAGGTCGTCGCCGCCTACCGCGCCTTCGCGGAGGCGCTGGTGTGA
- a CDS encoding beta-ketoacyl synthase N-terminal-like domain-containing protein, whose amino-acid sequence MSAAFIVSARRTAVAPRGGAFRAVEAHDLAAPVLRAVLDDAGRAPHEVEHVILGNALSGGGNVARLAALAAGLPATVPALTLDTQCCSGLDAIQLAARMVESGAAELVLAGGVESFSRSPLRAVRPKAKGEAPVFYDRPPFAPWPLPDPDMIEVLARAARGMSRAEQAAFAIESHRKALAARERLEAEIVPVAGLGFDSFTRALTPRLCARAPVIHGEGENALDATGVAVEADAAAVVLVASRQWAERRLHLGRPVSEVFFARSFAAAPDDPPEAIDWSLVETAYETILMDLDRLHDCGVRLEWSQIPVVELMEASAGQARGNCARAGLDPARINRGGGALARGHPIGASGAILAVRLFHEMAGEPPDTLGLAAIAAAGGLASVLMLQRV is encoded by the coding sequence ATGAGCGCCGCCTTCATCGTCAGCGCCCGCCGCACGGCGGTGGCCCCGCGCGGCGGCGCCTTCCGCGCGGTGGAGGCGCATGACCTTGCCGCCCCGGTGCTGCGCGCGGTGCTCGACGATGCCGGCCGCGCGCCGCACGAGGTGGAGCACGTCATCCTCGGCAATGCCCTGTCCGGCGGCGGCAATGTCGCCCGCCTCGCCGCGCTGGCCGCCGGCCTGCCGGCGACGGTGCCGGCGCTGACGCTCGACACGCAATGCTGCTCCGGGCTCGACGCCATCCAGCTTGCCGCCCGCATGGTGGAATCGGGCGCGGCGGAGCTTGTGCTCGCCGGCGGGGTGGAGAGCTTCAGCCGGTCGCCTTTGCGCGCCGTGCGGCCGAAGGCGAAGGGCGAGGCGCCGGTGTTCTATGATCGCCCGCCCTTCGCGCCATGGCCGCTTCCCGATCCCGACATGATCGAGGTGCTGGCGCGGGCGGCGCGCGGCATGAGCCGGGCCGAGCAGGCGGCCTTCGCCATTGAGAGCCACCGCAAGGCGCTCGCCGCGCGCGAACGGCTGGAGGCGGAGATCGTGCCGGTTGCCGGCCTCGGCTTCGACAGCTTCACCCGCGCGCTGACCCCGCGCCTGTGCGCCCGCGCCCCGGTGATCCATGGCGAGGGCGAGAACGCGCTCGATGCCACCGGCGTCGCGGTGGAGGCGGATGCGGCGGCGGTGGTGCTGGTAGCCTCGCGGCAATGGGCGGAGCGGCGACTCCATTTAGGCCGCCCGGTGAGCGAGGTGTTCTTCGCCCGCTCCTTCGCCGCCGCGCCGGACGACCCGCCGGAGGCGATCGATTGGTCGCTGGTGGAAACTGCCTATGAGACCATCCTCATGGACCTTGACCGTCTCCACGACTGCGGTGTGAGGCTGGAGTGGAGCCAGATTCCCGTGGTCGAACTGATGGAAGCCTCGGCCGGGCAGGCGCGGGGGAATTGCGCGCGGGCCGGCCTCGATCCCGCCCGCATCAATCGCGGCGGCGGCGCGCTGGCGCGCGGTCATCCCATCGGCGCCTCGGGCGCCATCCTCGCCGTGCGGCTGTTCCACGAGATGGCGGGGGAGCCGCCGGACACGCTCGGCCTCGCCGCCATCGCGGCGGCCGGCGGGCTCGCCAGCGTGCTCATGTTGCAGCGCGTCTAA
- a CDS encoding AMP-binding protein, with protein MAAPIVGADVTALARQAPECAALVCDDEVLGRAHLAGRVGGLAAWLAARTAPGAGVALALGNAPALVESFLACAVSGRQALVYDPAWPDTYRDAIDAALAPALTLDAVPDVAAAPLPLPPSPDAPFYVGFTSGSTGTPKGYRRSHRSWIDSFAVSAAAFGLSEADVVLAPGGLAASLHLYGVVHALHIGATAVMMRQFHPRRALRLIERHGVTALYATPTQLQMLVEAAQGESFPSLRVLMISGAKWRPETRAATMALFPKAGIAEFYGASETSFITIAHPGEGVPAGSVGRAAPGVALRIRDANGRDLPAGEAGAIWVGSTLLFDDYACGSAPETRREGGFLTIGDHGRLDEAGFLYLYGRERRMLVTSGLNVYPEEVETVLASLSGIEEAAVFGLPDPLRGVELVAVLRGPFDEPALRAACRALLPAAKIPRRFLALEDWPRTSGGKADLRALEAIARERLAR; from the coding sequence ATGGCGGCGCCGATTGTCGGCGCGGATGTGACGGCGCTGGCCCGGCAGGCGCCGGAGTGCGCCGCGCTGGTGTGCGACGACGAGGTGCTGGGCCGCGCCCATCTCGCCGGCCGCGTCGGCGGCCTCGCCGCGTGGCTGGCGGCGCGCACCGCGCCGGGGGCCGGCGTGGCGCTCGCTCTCGGCAACGCGCCGGCGCTGGTGGAAAGCTTCCTCGCCTGCGCGGTGAGCGGCCGGCAGGCGCTGGTCTACGATCCCGCCTGGCCCGACACCTACCGCGACGCTATCGACGCCGCTCTGGCGCCCGCCCTCACCCTCGACGCGGTGCCGGACGTCGCCGCCGCGCCGCTGCCGCTGCCGCCGTCGCCCGACGCGCCGTTCTATGTCGGCTTCACCTCCGGCTCGACCGGCACGCCGAAGGGCTATCGCCGCTCCCACCGCTCCTGGATCGACAGTTTCGCGGTCAGCGCCGCCGCCTTCGGCCTGAGCGAGGCCGATGTGGTTCTGGCGCCGGGCGGGCTGGCCGCCTCGCTGCACCTCTATGGCGTCGTCCACGCCCTGCACATCGGCGCGACGGCGGTGATGATGCGCCAGTTCCACCCGCGCCGGGCGCTGCGGCTGATCGAGCGCCACGGCGTCACCGCGCTCTACGCCACGCCCACCCAGTTGCAGATGCTGGTGGAGGCGGCGCAGGGCGAGAGCTTCCCCTCGCTGCGGGTGCTGATGATCAGCGGCGCCAAATGGCGCCCGGAGACGCGCGCGGCCACGATGGCGCTGTTCCCGAAGGCCGGCATCGCCGAATTCTACGGCGCCTCGGAAACCAGCTTCATCACCATCGCCCATCCGGGCGAGGGCGTGCCCGCCGGCTCGGTCGGGCGCGCCGCGCCGGGCGTCGCCCTGCGCATCCGCGACGCGAACGGGCGCGACCTGCCGGCCGGGGAAGCGGGCGCGATCTGGGTCGGCAGCACCCTGTTGTTCGATGACTATGCCTGCGGCAGCGCGCCCGAGACCCGGCGCGAGGGCGGCTTCCTCACCATCGGCGACCATGGACGGCTCGACGAGGCGGGGTTCCTCTATCTGTACGGGCGCGAGCGGCGCATGCTCGTCACCTCGGGGCTCAACGTCTACCCGGAGGAGGTCGAGACGGTGCTCGCTAGCCTTTCCGGCATCGAGGAGGCGGCGGTGTTCGGCCTGCCCGATCCGCTGCGCGGCGTCGAGCTGGTGGCGGTGCTGCGCGGGCCGTTCGACGAGCCCGCCCTGCGCGCCGCCTGCCGGGCGCTGCTGCCGGCGGCGAAGATCCCGCGCCGTTTCCTCGCGCTGGAGGACTGGCCGCGCACCTCCGGCGGCAAGGCCGATTTGCGCGCGCTGGAGGCCATCGCCCGCGAAAGACTCGCGCGATGA
- a CDS encoding energy-coupling factor transporter transmembrane protein EcfT codes for MISLYLAQRTWLHRISAGWKLLALAVISLAITPVESVAVMAGLVVAVLALYASLGRAALAQIALLRPLWMLFAVLLALHWWSGDILLGVLVILRILAMVLLANAVTMTTRMDAMMDAVEPLLRPLALFGVAPRRVALAVAMMIRFVPLLFALWEALNESYRARAGRRGGWRLLAPFCIQTVRLSHHTAEALAARGGAPRGGHR; via the coding sequence GTGATCTCGCTCTATCTCGCCCAGCGCACCTGGCTGCATCGCATCTCCGCCGGCTGGAAGCTGCTGGCGCTGGCCGTCATCAGCCTGGCCATCACGCCGGTCGAGAGCGTGGCGGTGATGGCGGGGCTCGTGGTGGCGGTGCTGGCGCTCTATGCCTCTCTGGGGCGGGCGGCGCTGGCGCAGATCGCGCTGCTGCGCCCGCTCTGGATGCTCTTCGCGGTGCTTCTGGCGCTGCACTGGTGGAGTGGCGACATCCTGCTCGGCGTGCTGGTCATCCTGCGCATCCTCGCCATGGTGCTGCTGGCCAATGCCGTGACCATGACCACCCGCATGGACGCGATGATGGACGCGGTGGAACCGCTGCTGCGCCCGCTGGCGCTGTTCGGCGTGGCCCCGCGCCGCGTCGCGCTGGCGGTGGCGATGATGATCCGCTTCGTGCCGCTGCTGTTCGCGCTGTGGGAGGCGCTGAACGAATCGTACCGCGCCCGCGCCGGCAGGCGCGGCGGCTGGCGCCTGCTCGCGCCTTTCTGTATCCAGACAGTGAGATTGTCCCACCATACCGCCGAGGCGCTTGCCGCGCGGGGCGGCGCACCCCGGGGAGGCCACCGATGA
- a CDS encoding biotin transporter BioY — MKDRSLVQIALYAAIFAMLGLLPRFDLPFAGGVPITAQSMGAMLAGVMLGAWRGALAMVLLLFVVALGAPLLAGGRGGLGVFFSPSVGFIFGWIAVAFVAGWIMQALRRAPVFPAALVAAVVGGIVVMYAFGIAGMSLVGGLSPLDAAKACLIFIPGDTIKAVLVALIAQTVARGMPEALLSRNA; from the coding sequence ATGAAGGACCGTTCGCTCGTGCAGATCGCCCTCTATGCCGCGATCTTCGCCATGCTCGGCCTGTTGCCGCGCTTCGATCTTCCCTTCGCCGGCGGCGTGCCGATCACCGCGCAGAGCATGGGGGCGATGCTGGCGGGCGTGATGCTCGGCGCCTGGCGCGGGGCGCTCGCCATGGTGCTGCTGCTGTTCGTGGTGGCGCTCGGCGCGCCGCTGCTGGCCGGCGGGCGCGGCGGGCTCGGCGTGTTCTTCTCGCCCTCGGTCGGCTTCATCTTCGGCTGGATCGCGGTGGCCTTCGTCGCCGGCTGGATCATGCAGGCGCTGCGCAGGGCGCCGGTGTTCCCGGCCGCGCTGGTCGCCGCCGTGGTCGGCGGCATCGTGGTGATGTACGCCTTCGGCATTGCCGGCATGTCGCTGGTCGGCGGCCTGTCGCCGCTCGACGCCGCCAAGGCGTGCCTGATCTTCATTCCCGGCGACACCATCAAGGCGGTGCTGGTGGCCCTCATCGCCCAGACGGTGGCGCGCGGCATGCCGGAAGCGCTGCTCTCGCGCAACGCCTGA